taaaactggaactttttctttctttgccctCCTCAATCCTTAGCATTGATTCTGGACTGAGATAATACATATCTCACCTCATTTTTGCTGCCAAAATGGTGCTATCTGGTTGTGCTGATCTGCCTCTAGTCCCCAGGCCTGGCTTAGCTTCAAGAGCTGAGAGATGCATAACTACAGCAAGTTCCTGCAGGCTGCTAGATATGGATGTAATGTGTCTCGtacaaaataattgaaaatacaataaatctgTCTGAGAACTGTGGACTTTCCACACCACAGCACTGTATGAATGACCTGTCCTGTACCTCCCCACAGCAGGTCAGTTGAACAATGGTGTCCTTTCCCTCTGGTCCTTGATGGCCTGCCAGTTCTGGGGGCACTGCTTTCTGGTGGTCACACTTCTCCACTGACACCAGTGCTGATGCAGAGCAGCCACTCTATCTGCTGGAGTTTCTTCAGATTTACACCAGCACAATGGAGTTCAAGATGCCAAAGTATGCCAGTGCACAAAATGAGCCTTTGCAGGAGTTTTTGAGGTGCCACTTGTGATGGATGATTGGAACAGGTTGGAGTGTCCATTGGGAGCACATTTGCATTGCCTCTCTTTGCACTGACCATTGTTTCCTCACTCTATATAAAGAGACACTACTCCTCTTATTACATGTGAGCAGCCCATGCAAGCATGGTAAGTTATCAGCTTTGTGTTTATGTAGTATTTTTTACActggaagtatttttaaatttgattttatttagaATAGTAGGACTCATCCATAACTCTGTGCTAGACCTTTGGAAAAAACCACTTAATTCTGAAAAAagattcttattttttttctagaaattcTTGCTTGTTTTTGGCTTGATCCTTCTCTTCTCAAGAACTCTGTGTGTTCCTACTCGCTGTTACCTTAGACCAGCCAGAAAATATGGTAAGAATGGCAAATATATTAGATATccctgaaaaattaattcagagatTCAAAGACTTTTATGCTTAGAAATGTTTGAATAGCATAATACGCTTTTTGCTGAGGAGTGATCCAAACAGCTGCTTACTCAGGAATCAACCCACCCAGAGGCATCTCTGGACTGAGAGATTCAATAATTACACTCTGGGCTGGTGTATGACTGTGTGGCAAAAACCCATGTACTTTTAAGGAGCATTGATTAATCTGAAGGGGGCATCTGACATTAAAATCAAAGCAAGGACAACACAGCTGCTGTTTAAATTCATTTTAGTAGTGCAAGTTGAAGTGTAATAAGAattgggaagaaggaaggaatgagaaaataaaaccaaaacctgTGCATTGAATATAAGAAAGGGCAGAAATATCCTCCTGTAGCCATAAGCTGAGGTGTTTTTCATATTCATTGCAATGGCAGAATAATACCCATCTGGTATGTGGTTGCAACATTTTTTCATGCCATGTCATACCCTCATGCACACTGCAGGAGCAAAGGCAGGCTCTCTTTTTTGGCAAAGCACAGGGTTAGGCTCTTCCCCAGTGTGACCCTACAGAAATCAGTGCTCTGATTACTGGACCACAAACACAAGACTGTGGTCTATGTCTGTTGAtttatgattattattttctgGTGTGCATTCAGGGTGCCTTTCAGACAGAAACCTCTATGTTTTCGGGGCGGTGTGGAAGAATGAAGATTGTTTCCAGTGCAGGTGTAAGATGGGTGCAATGACTTGCTGCAGCTTGTAAGTTTACCCAAATTATTGTTTGTTTATTCAGAAACTGATTGAAATATtcagacttaaaaaaaacccattgaAAGCATGAAATGTCATACTCATGAGAGCAAAactcttttcctgtttcccagTTAGCTCTAATCACGATCATCAGAATAATCAGTCAATCACACAGACTTTCTGGGCAAGAAACACAATGAAACACAGGGTGTTCCCAGCACATAGCTCTTCCTCATCACCTAGTCCTTCTTTAGATTGAGGCACTAACTGGGTGTGTGGTTCCCTTTAGCCTCTGTTTTCTTGATCTTTCTATTCACCAAATTGTCTCCAGATACCTAAACACCCACAATACATGAACCTGTGGATTTCTGTATCTCTGCACCAAACCACTGGCCTGCCTACAAGCATCTATTCAGATATTCTAGCATCCTTGCCATGCTGCCAAGATCCCACATTTCCTCCTTATCAAAACAGGACATACATGCTGATAATTTACTTTCTTGTGTGTTTCTGCCTCATGGATGGCAGTGACACATCAAGGAGAGCTGTGTCTTCCTGAATAGTGATGTGAACTGATTGTCTCTCcagaagaatagaaaaaaaccttcttttaaggggagggagaaagagCCCCAGAAATGATCTGTGAGGAAGACCACAATTCAAGGAACGTTTGGAGGGAAATATTCCCAGCTTTTCTCAGCCATAAGAGGGTGGGAGTTGGCCTGTGCTGAGGAGGCCCAGCTGGGAGTCATTCATGCTGAGATGATTCAGCATTGTTTAAATTGTTTGTTATTATCAAGAAAGTTTTAGTTTGAATGGGGAAGATGGAATTAatccatatttttcttttgggtgGGAATTTATACTAATCCCTAGCAGAATGACCAGTGAGAACTGCATTTAAACAAGACCAAACATTGGGAAATAATTTCATCTGTTCACAGGCACAACTAGGGCTCTGTATTCCTCCTGTGATAACCCATAGTACTTGTTATGTATATCCACAGGCCAAGTCAATCCATGGTTGCTCCAGCATGGCTGTAACTCAGTAAGTGTCCTTCTCAGACTGTGCCTCAGCTGCtgattttctctttgcctttctcaATGACAGGGTTGTAATCCCCAAGAAGTATGATAGGGTGAACTGTGTTGGCCTGTTCCACAAGAAAAGCTGCTCCATTCGAGTGGTGAGGAAGACTAATCCTGAGATAGCTTGCAAAGTCTACAATGGAGTTGGATAAGACCACAAGATGCATTTCTCCTCTTTCACACCTACCCCAGAAGCTGAAGATGCTCTGGATCTCTCCTTTAGAGGAAAGCAGCAAGCAGCATGGCTTCAAGAGAAATGGGTTTGCCTCGTGCCTTTCACAGCTCTAATTGTGCCATATCTATCTCGTTTCTGACACTAGGTGGTTTGTCTTACACACATTTCTAACCAAACTTTACCACAGGCTTTTTTCCTGTTGGGATCCAGAGACAAATAAATTTTCACATACACTGAATCACTGTAGTCACTGACTGGTTTCcttgaaaacagaagaattcATGATGTCTATAAATGTTTGTAAATCTAATTATTGATTTGGAAGTAATCTAGCTTTTAAAGTAACAGGTACTATATAAATTGTTGCCAGACACAGGGATTCATTATGCTATTACACTTATTGACATTCCCCAGATGACATGTGTACCAGAAGAATGGGATggagcaaagagaaaaacagccCTTTGAAAGTCTCCCCTCACCTTGGTGCCTTGTGTCAATTCATTAATGCAGATGCACAAGGGAACATATTCTCCAGGAGATGGCTGGTACATTACAAAAATGGCAATCCCATGCCTGGGAGTCCAGCCTACTGCAAAGAAATGACATATAAATAGCTCTGTAGCCTTCCATACTGGGGTAGAATTTCCTGCAATAATCTTATTTGGATCAAAGTCCACTGACAAACAACCCCATGAAAGCTGTTTTTATAGGAAACCTAGACTGTAAATCATGTTTAGCATGCAGACTTCAGGCATTACACTGTGCCTGGTACAAAGTCCATAAAAGTAGTTAATATGAGAAATATcctgtaaaatatatttatacactATTAAGATAGATTATAAAAAGAGTTCTGTACAGCTTAAAAGGCCCAGATAAATAATTTGAGTGTGTTCAGTTTATTCAACACTGTCGTCATAGTTATTTTCTTCATCTGCCTTTCCTCTACCTTCCTGAAGTGTATTACAATTAAACATTTCATCTGATGCAAATGACAACTTCTTTCAATATTTATTGTAGAAAACTACAATCACATGGTCTATTTAAACTGTGGTGCTGAGAACATACAAGCAGAAAGCCTGCACATAGCAATGAAAACTGCTTACCaattatcagaaaaaaaccatcTATGGCACTCAATAAGGTGAACCCAGAAAGTGGgtaaaatgagaaatataatttatcttCTTAAATCTTTTGGGCTTCAGGGTCAGTTAAAGCTAGTAACAGTTCCCTTTGAAGATATCCCTCTGTGCCTTCTTGGGACCAATGCCATGCACATCCCTGCATCTGGCTATGACCCATCCAGTTGGGAGGAACAGACACCAGAGGGGCCCTCACTTCTCTGCTTGAGGAGGATGAATCAGAGGATTTAATCCAGTtatatataaacacatacatatatatttttgtgtatatTTATCTATGGAGGTATACAGCTATATATACAGGTATATATACAAGGGGTCACATTTTCAACTTCCTAAATGCTAGATTCATTTATAAGGGCCTGTCTAGAGACCCCTGAGTAACAGCCCTACTTTTCTGAACATCATTTGAGCAGTTCAGAAAAATTCCTGTGAAGATACATCTGTTTCATAGCTCTCCTCATGGAATGAAGGTTATGAGCAAATTGAGGATGGGTGATAATGGTTGAAATAGCAATTCTGTTTCAGAAAGAGGTAAGGATTCTGACAAAATGAAGCCAAGCCAAACTTTGTGAAATATCTACAAGGATGCCATGTAGCCATGGACTATGTACTGTTCCATGGTACATTTTCTCCACATGCTTTAGTCATCAAGTGCCTAGTACTATTCTTTGTGGATATTGTTTGCTCACTGTTTAGCAGGGCCATAGAGAGCAGGACTCCAGATGCTGGAACACAATTAGATTTGCTAAATGTACTGTAGCAGAATTGGCCTCTGAAATGTCacagaggaaaggaggaggcaGAGTATCAGGGCTCCATCAAGGAAGGCTGCTATGGCTGAAGATCTGACACAAGGATGCTGGAGGAGACCCTCAAAGCATCCAGAGTGCAGCTGCAATCCCACTGCTGTGAcagtcctgtcactgcagggaaatgcttgattccccagagcagagaggctATTTCTCCATGCACATGTACCCCTTGGAAATGTGTTGTCTCCATGGAGTCCAGATGTTTTTGTATCCAGGTGCAGAGCAAGCAGGACAGCTCTCCAGTGCCTTCTCACAACAGGGGcatgtgctgtggctgcagaaagGGAGCAAGGCTTCTTACTGCTCTCTGGGAACTAGGGCAGGGCCATGCCATGCCAGCTACAGTCTCTTTACCCCATCCCCTACCAACAGCAGATGGGACTGGTCCATCAGCAGCACTTGACTAGCAATAGTTGGGACTACAGTACTTCCACACTGCTTCCCAATGTGGAATTGCCATTATTTTGCACCTCATACAAATACTCTTGTTCATTTCTCAAGTTCTAATAGGCTGGGATCCTCACAGAGACTCTCTACAGGCTATTTTTCAGCAGTCCCCACTGGGAAGGGAACCATGGCCAGACACAAACCAGCCAGCTCCAGTTCCAGAACCCCTTTCACAAGGTGCTGAACCCAGACCCACCCGAGGAAGTTTGCACTGGCATCTttgtcttgctgctgctgttctcactCCAGGGTCACTGCagcactgtcccctctgtgctgcagcctgggcagctgctgcttggcagctccagccccattGCACCCCTTGGCTAACCCTCAGTGGCTGCTGAGGCACATAAATCCCAGCTCCATGAatgtctgcagggctggaatgaCCCAAGTGCTGCTCCCACATCAGCTCTTCAGTTTGGAAATGATATATGGTTATATACGGATATTTGGATATATATGTGGAAAGAACTCTAATGATGTGATCTGTGTAACAGGACTCTAATGCAGGCCCATTCACCTCACCAAAATGGCCAGAACCTTGCTAGAGGAGTTCATCCAAAAAGTCTGTAAAGCCCCAGATGACATAGCAAGATACTGGTGGCTAAATAATTTCCTGatccctgggcagcagagccctgagcagtgTTTCAGGAACAGTGGTACAGCTGTTCTCTGCTGACTTGAAGAAGACAGCAGATGGCTATTTGCTAGCTTGCAAGCCCTGACCAAATGTCTGAATTGAGAGAATAAAAGTGGTGCAATATATCTTTAAATGGAATTTGGAGGTTGTGGAGGCAAGGCTGGCTAAGGAATTCTGCAGCTGAGGGGAACGAAGAACAGCTTCATAAATCCAGATATCCCTCAGGAAAAGTCCAGTCTGTTTCCTAATGGTTTTCCTCCCCTTTCTTTAATGCTTTGAACAGCAGTGCAAATAAAcatacaataaataaattaaggAAGAAACAGAAGTGTACAGGCCAgccaaataaataatttcagcttCTCTGTCCCCAGTAAGATAGGAAGAATATACTTCCTGAAAACTGGCCAGAAGCTCAAGATCTGTGTGGGCTGGTGCTTTCTcatcctgagcacagcctgcatGTTCTTTTCCACTGTCAGATGGAAAGCTCATCTCCTCCAGAGGTGCCTGGGTGAAGGGGAAATGCTGGGATACGGGGTGCTGGTTCAAACTAGTTGGTAAAGAAAGCCTCTGAAAAGGAGGctgtaaaaaaggaaaaaaaaagtaacacaAAATAAGCAGCTCAAGCAACCCCtaatttaaaaatccttaaCAGTGGACAACTGTCCAGCTCGCACTATTCATTATACATATTCCAGTTCTCTGCACCATAAGACACGAGAAATGCCAAAATACCCTAAATTCCAACTTCTGCTTTGATTATTTCTCTAATGATAAAAGCTGTCTGCTAAGCTCTTGAAGTAGATGATCACATCTGTAATAGATGTTaccagaagaaatgaaagaaaaagtacaGTGTAAATGAAAAACTGTTTACACTGTTAGTTTAGTTCATATGAgcttattttcatatttaaacaTTTGATTTCTGTCACCATACTACATGcctacaaataaa
The DNA window shown above is from Oenanthe melanoleuca isolate GR-GAL-2019-014 chromosome 6, OMel1.0, whole genome shotgun sequence and carries:
- the LOC130254974 gene encoding beta-microseminoprotein-like — translated: MDKFLLVFGLILLFSRTLCVPTRCYLRPARKYGCLSDRNLYVFGAVWKNEDCFQCRCKMGAMTCCSLVVIPKKYDRVNCVGLFHKKSCSIRVVRKTNPEIACKVYNGVG